GGCATGGACACCTTCCTCGAGCTCGGCCTCAACTTCATGACGCTGGTCCACGGCGAGCAGGAGTTCGAGTACGTGCGACCGCTCAGGATCGGCGAGACCCTCACCCTCACCGGCCGCATCGCCGACGTCTACGAGAAGCAGAGCGGATCGGGCGGCACGCTCGACTTCGTCGTGCTCGAGACCGAGGGCAAGGACGCGGCCGAGAAGCCGGTCTTCTACTCCCGCAACATTCTCATCTCGAAGAGGACGTGACGATGGCCCTGTCCGCGAAGTCGGTTGCGGTCGGCAGCGAGCTGCCGCCCTTGACGAAGCCTGCGATCACCCGCGAGACGCTGAAGGAGTACGGGCCGGCCGCCGGCGACCCGAACCCGATCCACCTCGACGACGAGTTCGCGAAGAACGCCGGCTACCCCGGCGTGTTCGCGCACGGCATGCTGTCGATGGGATATCTGGGCGAGTTCCTCCACAAGGCCGCGGGCGGCGTCGCCAACGTACGCAAGTTCCGCGCGCGCTTCGCGAAGCTCACCTGGCCGGGCGACGTCGTCACCTGCAAGGGCGTGGTCACGGCCGTGCGCGACGACGGCGGGACGCGCCTCGTCGACTGCGACATCTGGAGCGAGACGCAGAGCGGCGAGCGAAAGGTCGTCGGCACCGCCACCCTCGCGTTGTCGAACTGACGCGATGCCCGAATCGACCCGCCTGCGGGACACATACGCCGTCGCGGGCATCGGGCTCTCGCGCTTCGGGAAGCTCCCGGGCACGAGCGCCATGGGGTTCTGCCTCGAGGCGGCGAAGCACGCGATCGACGACTGCGGCATCGCGCGCGACGATCTCGACGGCGTGCTGGTCGCGTTCCCGTCTTCGCAGGGCGAGGCGCACGGCTGGGCGTCGCGCGCCGCGGCGTTCCTCGGCATCACGCCCGCCTTCTGCTCGACGATGGACATGGGCGGCGCCACGGCGATCGGCATGCTGCAGACGGCGCTGGCGCTCCTCGACGCCGGGATGTGCCGCGCCGTCCTGTGCGCGTTCGGCACCCAGAACAGCCCACAGGGCATCCTGCCGACCCTCTTCGGCTCGCCGTGGGCCATTCCCTACGGCGACGTCGGTGCCATCACCTTCATGGGGCACCTGATGCGCCGGCAGATGCACGAGCACGGGCTCACGGGGCTCGACTACGCCCGCATCGCCGTCACCTGGCGCACGCACGCGATGCGCAATCCGCACGCCCAGATGCGCAAGCCCATGACGATCGCGGATCACCAGGCGAGCCGCTTCATCAACGAGCCGCTGCGCCTGTTCGACTGCTGCCTGTTCACCGACGGTGGCGGCGCGTTCGTCGTGACCAGCGCCGAGCGCGCGCGCGACCTCCGCCAGGTTCCCGCACTCGTGTCGGGCGTGGGCCAGGTCCATTCCTCGGAGGTGATCCACCCGTACGACACCGGGCACGGCAGCGGGCGCGAGGCGGGCGAGCGCGCCTTCGGCATGGCCGGCATCGAGCCGCGCGACGTCAGCGTGTGCCAGATCTACGACGCCTTCACGCCGCGCGTCCCGCACGACCTCGTCGCCTACGGCTTCTGTACGTGGGAGAACGTGAGCGAGTTCATCCAGAGCGGACAGATCGGGCTCGATGGCCGGCTGCCGTGCAACACGGCCGGCGGGCTCATCTCGGAAGGACACCTCCAGGGCATGGGCCACGTCGCCGAGGCGGTTCGCCAGATCCGCGGGACGTCGTACAATCAGGTGGCGAAGGTGACCTACTCGATGTGTACCGGCTACGGCGGCGCACCGCACGAGCCGCCGCCCACCGTCGCCTACACGGCGGCCATCCTCCGCACGCCATGACGAAGGGACGCCATCGCGACGTCGTCGCCGACGGCGTGCGACTCCGCGTGCTCGAGGCCGGCGAGGGGCCGCCGCTCCTCCTGCTGCACGGGCTCAGCGCGTCGCACGACATCTGGGAGCACGTCGTCGACGAGTTCGCGGATCGCCATCGCGTGGTGGCGCCCGACCTGCCGGGTCACGGCGAGTCGGCGAAGCCCGACGCGCCGTACACGATCGACTTCTACGCCGGGGTCGTGCGCACCCTCGCCCGGGAGCTCGGCATCGACCGCGCGATCGTCGGTGGCAGCTCGCTGGGCGGCAAGATCGCGCTCGAGCTGGCGTGCTGGTATCCGCGCTTCGTCGAAGCCCTCGTGCTGGCGGCGCC
Above is a genomic segment from Candidatus Eisenbacteria bacterium containing:
- a CDS encoding thiolase family protein; the encoded protein is MPESTRLRDTYAVAGIGLSRFGKLPGTSAMGFCLEAAKHAIDDCGIARDDLDGVLVAFPSSQGEAHGWASRAAAFLGITPAFCSTMDMGGATAIGMLQTALALLDAGMCRAVLCAFGTQNSPQGILPTLFGSPWAIPYGDVGAITFMGHLMRRQMHEHGLTGLDYARIAVTWRTHAMRNPHAQMRKPMTIADHQASRFINEPLRLFDCCLFTDGGGAFVVTSAERARDLRQVPALVSGVGQVHSSEVIHPYDTGHGSGREAGERAFGMAGIEPRDVSVCQIYDAFTPRVPHDLVAYGFCTWENVSEFIQSGQIGLDGRLPCNTAGGLISEGHLQGMGHVAEAVRQIRGTSYNQVAKVTYSMCTGYGGAPHEPPPTVAYTAAILRTP
- a CDS encoding MaoC family dehydratase N-terminal domain-containing protein, translating into MPSKDMIGRVLTNGSATVTAEHIADFARALGDPDPLYLDAEVARRGPFGAIVAPPTYPIAFMTQAMAGGMDTFLELGLNFMTLVHGEQEFEYVRPLRIGETLTLTGRIADVYEKQSGSGGTLDFVVLETEGKDAAEKPVFYSRNILISKRT
- a CDS encoding MaoC/PaaZ C-terminal domain-containing protein, giving the protein MALSAKSVAVGSELPPLTKPAITRETLKEYGPAAGDPNPIHLDDEFAKNAGYPGVFAHGMLSMGYLGEFLHKAAGGVANVRKFRARFAKLTWPGDVVTCKGVVTAVRDDGGTRLVDCDIWSETQSGERKVVGTATLALSN